TTGGGAGCAGAACCTTCTATCTGTTTACCTTACAGGTGGCTTGTTAAGCCTGGACCCTTGTTGTGATGATAATAGTAACAATAATCCTGGACGCTATGCATTATCTCTCTATGGTGTTGTTTCTTTCTCGTTAGTGTTGCACAAGAACAACAAAGTTTTTCAGCCTTATTTCAGCTGTGACATGAGATTTCCGTCAAGCGACAGCCCACCAATCTCTTTGATTCGGCATCACCAAGGTTGGCGTCCTTCGTACTGTATGTGTCGTAGCCTTGCTTTTCCTTTTGCTTTACTCATTGGAACTCCATGCTGTTTTTCTAGTGTTGTTGTCTTTTGCTCCTTGCAGTTGAGGAGGTCCCTTTCTTTCCCATGCCTTCTATCTCACTCTGAAAGCTCCCCTCCCCTACTTGCCAATGTAATGTACACTAGTTTGTGAGATGCTTTTGTAGCTGAGAAAATGCTCACTGCTACTAGATGCCAATACTTAAAGTGGAAAAGGAATGATTTTGGTTTCACATATCGACTTGAGAGAGAGAAAAAATCAGCAATGTCCGTCCCCTTTCTCCGCTGACTCCTGTCACACTGTACCGGGGGAGCTCCCGCGGCAGTGATCTGGACCATCTCCCCGGTTCCAACTTCTTTGGGACTAGAATTGCAAAATGTTGTGAAATTTGATGTCATATACCTTGGTATGGAGCATTACATGGTCATAGCACTAGCAGAGATAATTCAGTCCGACTCGATACACGCTAGGCATGGTTGGTCTTTCCTTAAGCAGGAAAGTAATTCATGACTGGCTTCTCGTGTACAGTACGCTAGCTGTGTTGTGTGACTTGTGTCTCTGTCATACATCTTAAAGGCTAATTGAGATGAAACTTAAATGTCATATACAATACAATACACTTCCCTTATAAAAAAAATACAATACGCTTTCCTAGGCACAACAGTACCTGTGTATTGTTAGTACCTTCTAGGACTTTGACAACCTCAGACATTTGAGGCTTCTCTTGCAATCAATTTGTAGATACCACATTGCAAGCTTTATCATCTGAATTACTTCTTTCTCATGTGGTTGCATGTCATTAATGTTCTTGTCAATCAAATTTACCAACTGATCAGTCTTAACTTTTTCATCCAATAGGGTAATAAGATGGATGCTCTCTTCAGACCAGCAAGTGTCGAGTTTCTTTCTTCCACTGACAATTTCCATGATCACAATGCCAAAGCTGTAAACATCATCCTTCTCTGGAGGCCATAGTCTGGAGTGAAAATCAGTGATCAGTTTGGAGTCAGACTTATGCGGCAGCTATGCCGAATCAGTAGCAGCTCCAGGGCTGGATGTCTTTTTGAGTGGTCGATCTAGTCGTCCATTCATTCTCTCCATGCTTTCTACCTCTATGGTAATAAGTTGTAAGTCACGCCTTTTGAAGTGAAGATACTATGATGGAACGGTGCCATTCCCGTTGAATGAGCAGCCTGCGTCGCAATTTTTGCTCGTATATGTACCCATGGAGTGCTCCACAACACAGAGTACTCACCACTGCCATCTGCATCGTGATTTCCACTTGTGTCTGTTATGTTGAATCAGAGTCTTGAGTTTTGTTTTAGGCTCCTGCTGGCTGCGATGGCCGGCAGCTTTCTATGGTTCGCGTGTTTAATTTACTTTGCAGTTCACGTTCAACAACAATTATGGACACATGGTGTTACTAGAGTATATAAAAAAGGTTGAACTAGGGCAGGGCCAGCCTTACTTCTGGAGCTGCTACTTGTTTGGTTTCCTTTCAACTCCATGTGTACGCAAATCTTTGACTGATGATTTTGTTTTATCAATGTGTGCATTTCATACAGTGTTGTAACTTGCGGTTACAATATAATTTACTGGTAGATCATTCCACAAGCTTGGGAAGCGGTCTACTGAGTACTGACGACGCTGGGGAGGTCACAGGGAGGTACATTAATTCGACAGCATTTTATTGGCCGGCCTAGATATTTTATCTACCACCGACAGGCCTGTAATGCTATTGTGTTCGCCACCAAGGGAGGCACTTCATCAAGAACCTGATCGCCATCTCTAATGCTGAGATATCTGGGAGAGAACTCAGGCAAAAGCAAGTCCCCTGTCGTGTTAGCGCATAACAAGGCACTTCATGATGGAAGCCAAGGCCCTGGATTGATGTTGTGGCTGCTCGTCCTTAGAGTGAGGACCCCATCTTGTGCAATGCATGGAAGCCGCACCGTCATTGCTGCTGGCAAATCCATGGTATATGAACTCCCCGATGCCCTCAACACCATCATGGAAACAGACGATCAAGAGCACGCACAATCAGATCAGACCTGGCATGGGTGCTTTGCTGGATTTCTGAGTGGAGCTTCTTTCGCTGTCTCTTCGATTGTGTGGGTAATGATGGGAGGAGTAAGGTAACTATTGCTACTACTCCCTGGCCATGAACTGCCAACCGGAGAAATGATGAAGTCAGTTTTGCTAGTTCAATGAATGCCGATGCTCGGAATCAATTGTAGAGTCAATGTTGCTCTCTCCTCATTacttcattgccacataagcaaatttgctgagttggacccgatgttactgctgaagttactcccactgtggctagtctaatacTCCAATTTTATCTGGAGTGGCCATCATGCAGATCTAATTGAATTTCCTTTTTTTATTGAAGAGGGCAAAAATGGACTATGCACACATTTCTGCAATAATACTACAACTTATGTTTCAGCAGAATGACTCATTCTGTGCAGAGTGCTCAAATTCTTGGGTTTTTTAACAATTTTTCCTGCACAATGAGAGAGATTTGTTGTACAATAAGTGGTGCCCAGAGGGCAGAGGGGGTAGTATCAAATGAATCAAGTTCTTAAGTTTTGAAAGATGGACCGGTTCCCTCAAAAGATGGAACAATATGGCTTTCAAACCGTTATGAAAATTTTAAAAGATAAATaaatatgaattttttttctgtcgacAGCCAAATGCAAAATGCTAAACAAATGAAGGCTTTTTTTTTGTTCCCTTTGACAGCTAGAGAGCTTTGCTATAATTCTTCCAATCAGTATATTTAGGATTTTGCGCTTGCAAAGCTCTGCGCAAGGGATGAAAGCATCATCACAATCACACTGACTGCAGCTACAGGAACAGTGGGCTGCATTGCATTGCAGCCGAACATCCAGCACTATGTTCTCTGAACTTTGGAACAATATCACACTAGTCAGATGGTTACAGCTATGGCATGCTTGTGTTAGAAACAGCGAGTACGAGGCATCTGGTTTACGGCCGTGCAAAAGACTAATGCATGCAGCAGTGTACTTCAAACAAAAGGCAGGTTGATCGTTGCAGTACACATGGTTTCTTCAACGACAGGCAGACAGGCTTCTGCTTATGCTCAAAACTGGGTTTTTCTCTTCTTTTTGATCAATGCAGTCAATCATAGATCATTGAACATTTCCAGCACACGAATCTACAGAGAAGTACTCTGATGTGGCACATCTCTGTCCGTGCCTCTTGGTGTTATCAACCATTTTTCCTTCCTCCATTACACACTGAAGAAAGAAAATGTGTTCAGTTCAGGTTGAGGAGAAACCAATGCAAGCAGGCCGCACAACATAAATGGCAACACCTTCGGATCTGAACAATTTGGGAACAATACTAAACTGCTGCAGAAAGCTTTGCCACCAGGAGGTACTCGACATCCTTCTCAATCTACAGGAAAATATGAGCTTCACAATCAAACTGTAAAAGCACACACCTACAGGTTTAATTCCACTTGGCAACAAGGAAGCTGCTCTACTCGCAGCAGTTTCAGCTGTCCAGTTCCTGCGATTTCAAGTATCTTCAGCACCAAATAGCTGAGTCAATGATGAGTACTTTGGCTCATATGAACCATTGCAAGGTAAGTATTGGACAAGCGGCAGCAAAGCAAAACTCACTTTCAAGACAAGAAAGTAGACATGCTTTTCAAACCTCAGCTGACAAGCACACTCAAACAAACACGTTTCGGtgatacaacatggcactgaaactaaGCACAAACAACTAACAGAAACAAGAGACCACGAAATCCGACTTGATACAATACTAGTAAGCTGAAATTCCCTGGATCAGGTATTCAAAAGGATCTTGCTACATTATACAGACTTGGCTAGAATAAGACACGGTAAGTTGTTTTAGGTAACATATAAACACTGCCGACAACATTTATGGAATGCGACAAATTCATTGACAACTAACATCTGCAGCAGCCCTTCTTCACCTGGGGAAACAAAAGCACTAATCTATTACTAACTTGATACAGATACAGATAAATTCTAACAGTAACATCTAGGAGTATGTAACAGTGTATGAACAAAACATGTCTACAAACTCATGATCAGCACGGCAACATAAAGAAGAGCTATACAATACCccgacccccacccccaccccctaaaAAGGAAGAGCTATATCATATTGCTGACTATATCTCCTCGAAATACAGATGGCAACAAAGTAAATCTTCCAACCTTATCACATGAATTTGTGAGGTGATGGAGTTGAATGATGCAGCTGATGCTTGTAGTAACGAAATTGGCAACTAATATATATTGATTGCAACTTATAGATTATGAAACAGCTAAACCAAAGGGGAACTCTGGGGATACAACGTCTGCATATCATTTATGATCCAAAAAAGGGCAATTTTTTACTTAGCATCACCACCATTTTAATTTTTTCCTGTGTTATTAGCATGTGTGAATCCCTATAGTCGAATGGACAGTAGTTTGAGGATACATGCTACCCACACTGGCCATCAAATATTTTCCAAAGTGAAAATCAAACAGTTCAAATCTCACAAACTATATTCAGAAGATTCTTACCTGTTACCATTTCAGCACATTAGAAGATCTAACCAAACTATCACCTTGTGTATCATGCATCATGTCAGCTCCATCAAGTCCACCAGCAATGGATGTGCCTAGAAGCATAAGGCAATCATTTAATAAAGTTTCAACAACAATATAAATGGATATGAGAAGGCAACAGTGAGTATATTACTATATTACATAGATGAATTGACAAATATAAGAAAAAGATGCACTCTTTTATTTACATTTTACAACTAACTAGTAAGAAATAAAACTATATATGTTGCTTTTTGAAAGGAATATTTATttaaacaatatatatatatatatatatatatatatacgtatcTCATAAAAAAGTTTAGCTTATAAGAAAGGAAGACATGGCCTAGCATTGATCTCATTTAACTCATCACTCCTCATTTCAAGAAGACAAAATAGAAACATGCGAAAAATCATAAACACTACCAGGAAAAGTGATCTTGGGTATTCAAATTAAGTAAACAGAGCATGCTTAGAGACAACAAATGCGGAAAAAAGGTGTGTTGCATAAGTCACTTGCAGGACGAATACAACTACGTTGGATGATAACACAAAAGAAGGCCATAAGCTTGTCTATCTAAGAAATGAATATGAAGCATGAAGACAAATATATTGAATGATAACATTATTAAACAATATAGCTATAAGTTTGTCTATATAGCAAATGGACGGTAACTAAGTTTAAGCTGTTACACTTGAGAACCGCGACGGAAGGTATTCGAACATGCATGTACAGAACACACCGAGATTAAGTTACTCCTACAATATGAGGACTAAGGATGAAAAATCACCTGGAGGATAGAAACTGTTGAAAGAATGATAGCGAGTTAAATAACCGTTTTCACAAAGTTTTTTAGACTTCATTGACTTAAGTTGAACCTTATAGGCACCACGGCCCACAGATAGAAGTATTTCATCACTATCCTCAAGGGATCCCAATATACGTCTCACAACTGCCCTCTTTCCTTGAATCTGTTTAGGGAGCCCAATAATCATACGCATGTCAATTGTTTTCCATAGCACCCATGTGGCAACACCGTGAAAATTGATATTCCTCTGCCACATTTGTAAGTGAGGGTAAGACAATATGGCAAACCCAATCGCGCCATCCCCAGCCTGGATGATGCAATGACTACCATGGCGAAAATCATTTGTAAGAGGAGGCCCCCTAATCACAGCTAGGCTCTGCTCATCCAAATCAAACTTAAGTATGTCATTGCTTATAGAATCCAACAACCAGTAAAGGGCATTACCAACAAGCAACCCAGGGGTATGGTCATAAAAAAGCTCAAATGAAACGGTTGATGGAATGATATCACCCCATTCACCAGTCTCCGAGGAGTAAACACAGGCGATAGGTTGATTATTCCCTCCGAGAGCGGAGATCAACACCACGTTGAATGGGCTCGAGTGGCAGCTTCCGTGCACGTGGTCATGGTCGATGGCAGCACAGAGCACAGCCCCGGTGAAGCGATTCCTTACGAACTCTGGCGGAACGGTCAAGCGGTGCTGCTCGCCGGTGATAGGTTCGCACATGATGACCTCGTCCCACAGAGTGTCCATGAGAAGGACGCGGCCATGGCGGCAATCAAGCAGTTCGACCATCCACATGGTGTGGCTGTCCATGTCCAGGAGATGCAGGTCGAAACGCTCTGGAGGGATTCGGTCGGGACGGTCCATGATGGGGGTGAAGACGATATCATCCTTGCGGCGGTGGAAGAGGCCGAGGAGGGGCGGCTTCCGGTGGTGGAGGCGGAAGCGGTGGAGGAACTTGGGGTCGGTGGCGGCGCAGCGCCACTGCTTGCAGACCGCGGAGGCCCGGACGAGCGAGGAGGGCTGCGGGCGGAAGACGGGGGAGGATCTCCCTCAGGAGGTCGTCGTCTTCAATCGGCGAGGCCAGCGCAGCCGGGAAGACTCCGGGGCGGCAGATCACTTCAGCGCCCTCGCTAGTCGCGCGGATCTGGGAACGGGAGCGGCGGCGAGCCACTCCGGCTCCCTCCTCGCTCGCGTGAAGCTGCGGATGGCTGCGGGTCACTCCGACGGCCTCGTCACTCGCGTGGGTTTGGGGCCtgcgacagcggcggcggcggccgccgtccTCGCTCTCTTTCATTTGGGCGGCGGCGGCAAGATCTAGCTAGCCACGGGAACCACACACGGAGGGACGGGGAGCGGAGTGGTGAGTTCACCGGTTGTAGCACACTAGCACTTTGTGTTCTGTTGGGTCCCCGTTGTGTTCACCGGACGTCTGCATCTGCAAAatgcgcaacaattttttttcctaCAGCTTCGTCAAACATTTCTTTTTGTTGTAGCACAGCAAAAAGGAATATAGCCATTTTATTATTATATCATTGCACAACCTAATAAAATAAACATATGGGTCAATCTAAAGCCATCTTCCGGGCAACTGCTGTCCCCACATCTATAATTTTGATGACATGCCCTGACCACATATCAGCACTACATTTATTCCGATGGCCACAAGCCGCCCGCTCGCAGACCGAGAGAACCAGCAGTTCTAGTTAGACCCTCTGCACACACACCGTAGGTGCACACTCTATGATCGGTTGTCGTCATCTTCCATCGTCCCACCTTCGGGAGTGATCAGCGTATCGACCTCGTCAGGCCATACTGTTGTCTACGTCACCGCGATGCCAGACGACACCACCATCCTGCACGTATCCATCCACACGCCCGTCGCTGAAACTTGGCTACAccatgccgccgagatccgcctTCGGCCTTTCGGTAGATgtaacaccgctcctcctcttgtcacctccaaccagcacttgctccaaaacggatgcccccaggagggagaaCGTCACCGAATGCGCCATCCTCGTCCAATCTGGtgtacccagatctagggtttccccctagaacATCCCGATCAAGTTGATGTGACCTGCAACAACGATGCCTCGAGAAGGAAACGACGTCAGATATGCCGCCATTGTCCGCCAAGACCGCAGTCAGACACGATTTTCACCGCAAGCCGCGTCATCCCGATCTCGCGGCTGGCTAGAACCACGCGGAGCCTCGCCATTAAGACGTATGTCACCGCCTGTACTCCGGCAGAGATCCTCCATCCCCTCACCGGACCCCTCATCGCGTCGCCGACCATCCAGGTGAAGAACTGACGACGAATCTGGATGGGGTCCAGATCCATGGCCGCCAACATGCCCACCATCGCTAGAGAACTCATCGGTTCCAGGCGGCCATGGGGCTAGCACCGTCGTCGCACAACCAGGGCGCCGCCCTGGCCGCTGCGCGCATGCTCCTCGCTGGACTCGCCCGAGTAGATCCATGAGGGTCGCCGCCGCATCCAACACCCCAACCCCGGTGTCGGGCCCGCCGTCACCGCGGCCTATGCCAGTAGCAGCGGCGGAGGGGAGGCTGCGTTGTGGTTGGCTGTTGGCGTGCTTGAGGTCGCCCCCAGCGCGCCCTGGGAAGGCATCGCGTGGGGGTCGCGAGAGGTTGCTTGAGGTAGCGCAGCTAGCTAAGGACCATTTTAAGACATACTCCCttcgtaaacaaatataagagcatcATGTAATATTTTGCTTTGGATGTTACTGTTCATATTATTTGTTTTTTTGTTATGCCAAGAACGTTTAAAGTAAATATGAACCGATTCTTCTTCTTTATCAACAGACAGGGGCAAGGCTTTTGCATCTttcaacaaaagaaaagaaaaagcttCAGACCCAGCCTGTCATTTATGAACTCTTAATGTGGCTGTCATTAAGATCCTATAGAATAATTTTAGTTCTTCTGATGTATCTTGTAATATTAAAACTTTTTTCATGTAAAATTAACTCAAGAGAAGCAGTTGTAGATTGTACTAATTTGGAAAGATACAACATACAAGTGTTTTACTCATTTCATTTGGCACATGATACAACAGACAAATATTTTACTCTAGATAAGCGGCCTCATATTTCCATTCTCCTTTTTTCtatttttaatttttgaagttcatgaatattttaaaaaattgtGAACATGTTCCAAATTCATTAAATCTTCCAAATTTATGATCATTTTGAATTCATTAAAAAATATGAATATTTTTAAAGTCAAAAATAtttttaaactcgtgaacatttttaaatttgaataaaccgaccggaataaaaaaGCTCGACCAAGCACGCTATGTATGACTGTAGTCAACGGGAGGACGTCCCCGGCCAAGCACGAAGACTATATCTCGCGTAGGGCGAGTGTAGCTTCCGTCTCGCTTGAAGGTTTTTGTTCCCTCATCATAACTGGGCTGGCCCGTTTCATTGCTTTACAAGCCAAAGCAATCCTTTGATGTTCACATTTGTATTAATAGCAAAATTTCCTAGATTTGTAAGAAAAAGTTGTGCTTTATGTTGATCACTGCATTCTTAGTATCTTCTAGGACTTTGATAATCTCAGACATTTGAGGCCTTCTGTAGATACCACATTGCAAGCTTTATCATATGAACTACTTCTTGCTCATGTGGTTGCATGTCGTTAATGTTCTTGTCAATCAAATTTACCAACTGATCAGTCTTAACTATTTCATCCAATAGGGTAATAAGATGGATGCCCTCTTCAGACCTGGAAGTGTCGAGTTTCTTTCTTCCACTGACAATTTCCATGATCACAATGCCAAAGCTATAAACATGGTCCTTCTCTGGAGGCCATAGTCCGGAGTGAAAATCAGTGATCAGTTTGGAATCAGACTTGTGCGGCAGCTGCGCCGAAGCAGTAGCAGCTCCAGGGCTGGATGTCTTTTTGAGTGGTTGATCTAGTCGTCCATTAATAAGTTGTAAGTCATGCCTTTTGAAGTGTCCATGCAGATCTAACTGAATTTTATTTTTATATAAGAGGGCAAGAATGTACTATGAACACGTTTCTGCAATAATGCAGCTTATGTTTCAGCAGGATGACTCATTTTGTGCAGACTGCTCAAATCCAgagttttttgaacattttttcctgCAGAATCAGAGAACTGTTTTTCCATAGTGTCACCAAAGGATGGAACAATATGGctttcaaaccgttatgacaatttCAAAAGCTAATAAATATGAATTTTTTCCTGTTGGCACCTAAATATAAAACGCTAAACAAATGAAGCCATTTTTGGTTCCATTTGATAGCTAGAGGGTTTTGCTATAATTCCAATCAGAATATTTAGGAATTTTCGTTTGCAAGCTGTGTGCAAGGGATGAAAGCATCATCAGGCACACTGACTGCAGCTGGAGGAACAGTTGGCTGCATGCCTGCATTGCACCGGAAGGTCCAGAACTCTGCTCTCTTAACTTTGGAACAATATCATACTCCAAGTCAGATGGTTACGGCGATGGTGTACTTGTGTTGGAAACGGCGAGTAACTCAGATGAGGCGTCAGTCAGGCAGGCAGGTTGATCGTTGCAGCACACACGGTTTCTTCAACGCCAGGCAGCCAGGCTTCTGCTTATGCACAAACAATGGTTTTCTTTCTACCTTCCTTTTCAACCGACGTAGTCGAGCATCACCGATGTAGTCGAGCGGTTGGTTTTCCTTTTATCTTTCTTTTGAACCGATGTAGTCGAGCATAGATGGTTGAGCATTTTCAGCACGCAAATATAAAAAGTACACTACACTGATGTCCTTCCTCCATTACACACTCAAGAAAGAAAATGTGTTAAGAGTTCAGGTTGAGGAGCTACCAGTGCAAGCAAGCCGCACAGCATAAAATGGCAACATCTTCGGATCTGAACAGTTTTGAAACAATAACACATTAGTACTACTGAAACGCACACTAGACTGCTGTAGAAAGTTCAGCCAGTCAAAACTCCCATGCACATACATGGACGGGAGAATAGCAGGAAACCGATATCCATCTGAATCTACAGGAAATTAATGGGAGCTTGTCAATCAAACTGTAAAAGCCCACAACTACATGTCTACAGGTTTAATTCCACTTGCCAACAAGGAAGCTACTCACAGCAGTTTCAGTTGTCCAGTTCCTACGATTTCGGGTATCTTCAGCACCAAATAGCTGAGTACGCTGGCTCATATGAACCATTACATGGCGCTGACTCGCTTCCAAGACAAGAAAGTAGACATGTTTTGCAAATCGCAGCTGACAAGCACACTCAAACAAACAAGTTTCAGTGATACATGACACTGAAACTATCATGGCTCAACAGAAGACCTGCCAGACAAGCACAAACACCTAACAAGAACAAGAGACGATGAAATCCGACTTGAAATAATACTAGTAAGCTGAATTCCCTGGATCAGGTATTCAAAAGCATCTTGCTGCATTAGAGACTTGGCTAGACTAAGACACGGTAAGTTGTTTTAGATAACATATAAACACTGCCGATAACATTGATGGAATGCGACAAAATCAGTGACAACTAACATATGCAGCAGCCCTTCTTCACCTGGGGAAAACAAAAGCGCTAATCTGTTACAAACTTGATACATATACAGACAAAATCTAACGGTAAAATCTAGGAGTATGCAACAGTNNNNNNNNNNNNNNNNNNNNNNNNNNNNNNNNNNNNNNNNNNNNNNNNNNNNNNNNNNNNNNNNNNNNNNNNNNNNNNNNNNNNNNNNNNNNNNNNNNNNNNNNNNNNNNNNNNNNNNNNNNNNNNNNNNNNNNNNNNNNNNNNNNNNNNNNNNNNNNNNNNNNNNNNNNNNNNNNNNNNNNNNNNNNNNNNNNNNNNNNNNNNNNNNNNNNNNNNNNNNNNNNNNNNNNNNNNNNNNNNNNNNNNNNNNNNNNNNNNNNNNNNNNNNNNNNNNNNNNNNNNAAAAGGAAGAGCTATATAATCTACATATCATTTATGATTCCAAAAGAGCCATTTTTTACTTAGCATCACCACCATTTAAATTGATTGTCTGTGTTATTAGCATGAGCAAATCCCAGTAGTCCAATGGACAGTAGTTTGAGGGTACATGCTGCCCACATGGGCTGCCAAATACTTCCCAAAGTGAAAATCAAACAGTTCAAATCTCACGAACTATATTCAGAAGATTTTCTTACCTGTCACCATTTTAGCACATTAGAACATCAAACCGGACAATCACCTTGTGTAGCATGCATCATTTCCATCACATCCGCCAGCAATGGACGTTCCTAGAAGCATAAAGCAGGTATTTAATAAAGTTCCAACAAAAATACAAATGGAAATGAGAAGGCAACAAATGTAGGAAAAACACACTCTTGTATTTACGTTTTACTACTCACTACTGATATTCGTAAGAAATAAAACCACATATTTTGCTTTTTGCAAGGAACATTCATTTAAACAATATACATATATATAGCTACCTCATAATGAAGAATTTAGCTTATAAGAAAGGAAAACATGGTCAAGAATTAATCTCATCTAACTCATCACTCCTCATTTGAAGAAGACAATAGAAACATGCGAAAACTCATAAACACTACAGGCAAAAGTGATCCTGGGTATTCAAATTTAGTAAAGAAAGCCCGATTAGAGACAACAAATATGGAAAAAATGTGTGTTGCAGTAGTCACATGTAGGATGCTCTTGAATAAGTAAAAACTGAAACTATTGTTTTGGAAGGTACTGATTGAGCGGAAGTTCTTTTATGGAGTTAAGAAAAAAAAAAGCAAGATTAAAAACATAGTATCGACGAATATAGCTAGCaaatgagttaaaccatttgacatttGATTTCACATTATTACCCACTTGATATTTGATTTGTTATCTCCCACcattggtagaaaaagggcctgttgtcccggttcgtaagggccttttgtcccggttctggaaccgggactaaagggtcggtactaatgccctgttcctttagtcccggttcaatccagaatcgggacagatgggcctccacgtggcctgtgcgcggagcccaggcaggagaccctttggtcccggttggtggcaccaaccgggaccaataggcatccacgcgtcagcatttctgtggttggGGTTTTTTTTAAAAAGGGGGGGTGTTTGGGGGGTTTTGAGggattaatttaggtgtttcatatattgtgttagctagctataattaatagagagaagtgtcctctcttatgtccgtgcttggtcgatgctacgtactatacatacatatagagaggactagacacgctagctagctagtaagcaaacgaaggaaacagaagatcgtcatgaacatatatgcatatagagagaagtgatatcgaccacctctccttctccgagagattggtcgaacaacaagttctcgtatatctatccgacactaccggctacatatatatacaataattatctcttacaaatattatcatacggactcatggtccacatagtattctccgtcttcagcgatcacgtggtcaagaaagaatgccgccaattcctcttgaattgctcgcatgcgagctggtgctaggagttcatcccgcttctgaaacatctaatttgaagaagggggtcaatacatatatatatgaatgaatgaaactcaacacaaatgatggtaataaaataaaattgtaaatgttgttatttacgtacttcatattgttcgtcagagtacccgccccgctcacaggtcgtgtggcggatggactcgcagacgtagtatccacagaaatcattcccttgttcctgccacaaccactttacaagaaatagaggtcaatcaaactgataaataAGAatgataaatggtattgatgaaactagcgcttgaatcactaggagatgcgcggaacatgctactatagtacttactttcgggtgtctaaattccagctccttcggcagtcccggaacttttctggtgaattttctccaaaccctgccggacaaagaaaacaattacttgatattaggaaatgaaaaaagttgctgatatggtggataatgatcgatttaacttcttgaggatttcagtcatgtccgcatactcctggggatcttttcgtttagagtccaagacagttactactccctg
The Triticum dicoccoides isolate Atlit2015 ecotype Zavitan chromosome 3A, WEW_v2.0, whole genome shotgun sequence genome window above contains:
- the LOC119271846 gene encoding uncharacterized protein LOC119271846 → MVGMLAAMDLDPIQIRRQFFTWMVGDAMRGPVRGWRISAGVQAVTYVLMARLRVVLASREIGMTRLAPSSLVRASAVCKQWRCAATDPKFLHRFRLHHRKPPLLGLFHRRKDDIVFTPIMDRPDRIPPERFDLHLLDMDSHTMWMVELLDCRHGRVLLMDTLWDEVIMCEPITGEQHRLTVPPEFVRNRFTGAVLCAAIDHDHVHGSCHSSPFNVVLISALGGNNQPIACVYSSETGEWGDIIPSTVSFELFYDHTPGLLVGNALYWLLDSISNDILKFDLDEQSLAVIRGPPLTNDFRHGSHCIIQAGDGAIGFAILSYPHLQMWQRNINFHGVATWVLWKTIDMRMIIGLPKQIQGKRAVVRRILGSLEDSDEILLSVGRGAYKVQLKSMKSKKLCENGYLTRYHSFNSFYPPGTSIAGGLDGADMMHDTQGDSLVRSSNVLKW